A portion of the Thermosediminibacter oceani DSM 16646 genome contains these proteins:
- a CDS encoding sugar ABC transporter ATP-binding protein, which yields MENLLLKAENISKQFSGVKALQNVSFELRKGEVHALLGENGAGKSTFVKILAGIHKKDEGTIYIDGKPVTIDNPKAAQEHKISIIHQELNLCPHLTVAQNIFLGREYMINGVINEKRQNEEAKKILKKFNLDIDPATKVKNLPVSKQQMVEIAKAISTDARILIMDEPTSALTENEIEELFSMIKKLKENGCGIIYISHRLEELKEIADRVTVFRDGKYIKTLDFKDTRLDELISLMVGREINEKFPRVEVPRGEKIFEVRNISRGNILKNISFELYEGEILGFAGLMGSGRTELMRAIFGADKRDSGEIYLHGKKLNINSPADAIKNGIVYVPEDRKHDGLALNMCVSHNITMASVESICNKIGVLNTKKEISVSNKIVSDLKIKTPSLFQRVRNLSGGNQQKIVVGKWILKNPALYIFDEPTRGIDVGAKIEIYNILNQLKQKGIGVIIVSSELPELLGISDRIYVMCEGEIKANLITRRTTQKEIMYYATLYKNERKVVL from the coding sequence ATGGAAAATTTGTTACTCAAAGCAGAAAATATTTCAAAACAATTTTCCGGCGTTAAGGCGTTACAAAATGTGAGCTTCGAATTAAGAAAAGGTGAAGTTCACGCACTGTTAGGAGAAAACGGAGCGGGGAAATCGACTTTTGTAAAAATCCTTGCAGGTATACACAAGAAAGATGAAGGTACTATTTATATCGATGGAAAGCCGGTGACAATTGACAACCCGAAAGCTGCACAGGAACATAAAATAAGCATCATACACCAGGAATTGAACCTCTGTCCGCATCTAACAGTAGCCCAGAATATCTTTCTCGGAAGGGAATACATGATAAATGGTGTGATAAATGAAAAAAGGCAAAATGAAGAAGCTAAAAAAATATTAAAGAAATTCAACCTGGATATTGACCCGGCAACCAAGGTAAAAAACCTCCCTGTGTCAAAGCAACAGATGGTAGAAATAGCTAAAGCCATATCTACCGACGCAAGGATACTTATAATGGACGAACCGACCTCAGCACTTACGGAAAATGAAATTGAAGAACTCTTTTCGATGATTAAAAAGTTGAAGGAAAACGGCTGCGGAATAATATATATTTCACATCGCCTTGAAGAACTGAAGGAAATAGCGGATAGGGTCACGGTTTTCAGAGATGGAAAATATATAAAGACCCTTGATTTTAAAGACACAAGGTTGGACGAGCTTATTTCCCTAATGGTGGGAAGAGAAATAAACGAAAAGTTCCCTAGAGTCGAGGTTCCAAGGGGCGAAAAAATTTTTGAAGTGAGGAATATAAGCCGGGGCAATATACTGAAGAATATTTCATTCGAACTCTATGAAGGGGAAATTCTTGGATTTGCTGGACTTATGGGTTCGGGTAGAACGGAGCTTATGAGGGCTATTTTTGGAGCCGACAAAAGGGACAGCGGTGAAATTTACTTACATGGAAAAAAACTTAATATAAATTCACCAGCCGATGCAATTAAGAATGGAATAGTATACGTCCCGGAAGATAGAAAACACGATGGTCTCGCTCTCAACATGTGCGTTTCTCATAATATTACGATGGCAAGCGTGGAAAGTATTTGTAACAAAATAGGCGTTCTGAATACAAAAAAAGAAATTTCTGTTTCCAATAAGATAGTTTCCGATCTAAAAATTAAGACACCAAGCCTTTTTCAAAGAGTAAGAAACCTGAGCGGTGGCAATCAGCAGAAAATAGTTGTAGGAAAATGGATTTTAAAAAATCCGGCACTGTATATATTTGATGAACCTACAAGGGGTATAGATGTAGGCGCAAAAATTGAGATATACAATATTCTTAATCAATTGAAACAGAAGGGTATTGGCGTAATAATCGTGTCATCAGAACTCCCTGAACTGCTGGGAATTAGCGATAGAATATATGTGATGTGCGAAGGAGAAATAAAGGCTAATTTGATTACAAGGAGGACTACGCAGAAGGAAATAATGTATTATGCAACATTATATAAAAATGAAAGGAAAGTAGTGTTATGA
- the xylB gene encoding xylulokinase has product MYFLGIDVGTSSVKIILMDMNGTSIFTTSRQYPLHYPHVGWAEQDPEDWWRGVKDGIREILEKSKVPAEAIKAVGLSGQMHGLVALDKNDRVLMPAILWCDQRTQEECDYLNNTIGVSLLAKYTGNKALAGFTAPKILWVKNHKKHIFEKIAHILLPKDFIRFKLTGEYATDVSDASGTLLFDVENRKWSQKMLEIVGISESVLPECYESYEVTGKISQWAADETGLIAGTPVVGGGGDQACGAVGTGTVESGIISVALGTSGVVFACQDSYSVDEESRLHSFCHANGKWHVMGVMLSAASCLKWWVENVTTYGEKNGYDLLLEEAEKSSPGSNGIIFLPYLMGERTPYNDPDARGSFIGLNITHKRGDMTRAILEGVAFGLRDSLEIIREMQIPIKSARVSGGGATSTLWRRILASVFNLRVDVVNSTEGPAFGAAILAAVGAGAFRDVNEASRSIIKTMDSVFPDDAEVNVYNDIYKIYHGLYKNLNKSFANISKLFQR; this is encoded by the coding sequence ATGTATTTTTTGGGCATTGATGTGGGGACTTCCTCGGTTAAAATCATTTTGATGGATATGAACGGAACATCTATTTTTACAACCTCCAGACAATATCCGTTGCACTATCCGCATGTCGGATGGGCTGAGCAGGATCCTGAAGATTGGTGGAGGGGGGTTAAAGACGGAATCAGAGAAATATTAGAAAAGTCGAAAGTACCTGCCGAAGCAATAAAGGCCGTAGGGTTGAGCGGCCAGATGCACGGTTTGGTGGCACTTGATAAAAACGATCGAGTTTTAATGCCTGCAATTTTATGGTGTGACCAAAGAACACAAGAAGAGTGTGATTATTTAAATAATACAATCGGAGTAAGTTTGCTCGCAAAATATACCGGTAATAAAGCTCTCGCTGGTTTTACGGCACCTAAAATTTTATGGGTAAAAAACCATAAAAAACATATATTTGAAAAAATAGCCCATATTCTCCTCCCAAAGGATTTTATTAGGTTTAAATTGACGGGAGAATATGCTACCGATGTATCAGACGCGTCAGGTACATTACTTTTTGACGTTGAAAATAGAAAATGGTCACAAAAGATGCTTGAAATAGTTGGGATTTCCGAAAGCGTTCTTCCAGAATGCTATGAATCTTATGAAGTCACCGGCAAGATTTCTCAATGGGCAGCAGATGAAACAGGCCTGATTGCCGGTACTCCCGTGGTTGGAGGGGGAGGAGATCAAGCCTGCGGTGCGGTTGGTACAGGTACTGTAGAAAGCGGTATAATATCGGTGGCATTAGGTACTTCAGGTGTCGTGTTCGCATGCCAGGACAGCTACAGTGTTGATGAGGAAAGCAGATTACATTCTTTCTGCCATGCCAACGGGAAATGGCATGTGATGGGAGTTATGCTTTCAGCAGCGTCATGTCTAAAGTGGTGGGTTGAAAATGTGACCACTTACGGTGAGAAAAACGGTTATGATCTATTACTGGAAGAAGCAGAAAAGAGTTCTCCGGGAAGCAATGGCATCATATTTCTACCGTATTTAATGGGCGAAAGGACCCCTTACAATGATCCGGATGCAAGAGGCTCTTTTATAGGTTTGAATATAACGCATAAAAGAGGAGACATGACCAGAGCTATACTGGAAGGTGTGGCTTTTGGACTCAGGGATTCCCTGGAAATAATAAGGGAAATGCAGATTCCGATAAAATCCGCAAGGGTAAGTGGTGGAGGTGCGACGAGCACTTTGTGGCGGCGGATCCTGGCGAGTGTATTTAACTTAAGAGTTGATGTAGTGAATTCTACCGAAGGTCCGGCATTTGGAGCTGCAATACTAGCTGCGGTAGGAGCTGGTGCTTTCAGAGATGTCAATGAAGCATCTAGGAGTATTATAAAAACCATGGACAGTGTCTTCCCGGATGATGCCGAAGTAAATGTTTATAACGATATATATAAAATATACCATGGTCTTTATAAAAATTTAAATAAGTCTTTTGCAAATATATCAAAGCTTTTTCAGAGGTGA